The genomic interval actagagttgtatatgtgtttgtttggctctaaatggcttttatggtgccaacatgtggtatgtaagacactgagtagtctTAACTAGAGTTGcattatgtgtttgtttggctctaaatgggcttttatggtgccaacatgtggtatgtaagacactgagtagtctgaactagacttgtatatgtgtttgtttggctctacgtggcttttatggtgccaacatgtggtatgtaagacactgagtagtctgaactagagttgtatatgtgtttgtttggctctacgtggcttttatggtgccaacatgtggtatgtaagacactgagtagtctgaactagagttgtatatgtgtttgtttggctctaaattgcttttatggtgccaacatgtggtatgtaagacactgagtagtctgaactagacttgtatatgtgtttgtttggctctacgtggcttttatggtgccaacatgtggtatgttagacactgagtagtctgaGCTAGacttgtatatgtttttgttaggCTCTAAATtgcttttatggtgccaacatgtggtatgttaGACACTGAATTGTCTGAGCTGGacttgtatatgtttttgttaggCTCTAAATtgcttttatggtgccaacatgtggtatgttagacactgagtagtctgaGCTAGacttgtatatgtttttgttaggCTCTAAATtgcttttatggtgccaacatgtggtatgtaagacactgagtagtctgaactagacttgtatatgtgtttgtttggctctacgTGGCTTTTATTGTgacaacatgtggtatgtaagacactgattAGTCTGAACTAGacttgtatatgtgtttgtttggctctaaatgggcttttatggtgccaacatgtggtatgtaagacactgagtaatctgaactagagttgtatatgtgtttgtttggctctacgTGGCTTTTATTGTgacaacatgtggtatgtaagacactgagtagaCTGAActatagtttttaataaaaccTGCCTGTAATGCAGCATACGTTCTATTTATAGATTAGGTTGCAGCCTTTTCTGGTACCAAACACTACGCATTGAGCTTTAAATGTATGGTTGCACTGCCACGAAAAATGCTGAAAACCATCGGCCAAAGGATATAGTTGCAGAAGATTTAAACCACCGGTGCTCATCCATAGGAACAATTATAAACCATCCCTAAACATGATGCGCCGTGTAATAATTTcgacaatatataaatatcagataCCATGGAGGGTGATAGCATTTATTGTTCCTGAGAACGTTAATAGCCTCGGCTGACATTAGCATTCTCTGGTTAACTTTATATGTTATCACCCTTCATGGcatctgatatttattttatgtcgtaattgaaatattttacaaaagaaattaaatcttaaactTAACTTAACTTTTGcaatattacattttgatatgCTTACAGCCTTCTGGAAGACAGGaaataacatgttataaaacTATCAGCTGTAATAGCCAAAAGCAGTTACGGAATGCACTCCGCTGTTGAAACAGGGTCATGCATGTCCAGAACCTGATCATCTAGGGATTAACATACtagaaatgtaataaaaactgTTTACCTCTAGCGTTATGTAAACGTAGTTGATACATACATGTCCTGTTATAGGACCATGGGGTATATGCTGCTGTACCTACTGCTGGTGACTGTTATGTGCCTTTCCCGAGGAGTTGTTGCGCAGGGATGGCGCCTCCATCCTGATATTGGCACCTCGAGAAACGGAGTACCTAGCGCATCGCTGGATTTATCTAGGTGAGTATAGGTAGATCACCGTCGGATATATATAAAACGAAGAAGCAAGCATAATGTCGCGGTATACAATAGTATATACATGGAAAGTTTTCGCTATGCATACTTGAATTCGTAAAGAATATATGCATCAAAAGATGTGTATTTTAACTACATGAGTTTTTGGTAGGCAATGGGGAGTTCGAAAACTCGTATTAAATATACGATGTAATAGTAAAGTCTAAAGTCTCCGCTTCATGTAAATCCCTGAATGTGAAAAACCTTTCTGAATGTTCGTTCACTTTACAAATAAAGTTAACATTAATTTGGTAGAAATATTCACGGCCACAGAACACGCATCGGAGGCACTGTTCTTTCTAATGGCCACTGGGAAATGAGAGGGAGTGTAAAAAAGGATTATGCTAATGGACTCGGGTGGGATGTCAGCGGCAGCACTAACAGCAGGCGCTATTCAAGGTTCGGGGGTAGCCTGAATTATAGGTATAAAAATGGGAAGGTCGATGTCCATGGACATGTGGACTCTCATGGCGATTTTGGTTTGGGTCTGTCGTGGGAACATCGGCTTCGAAGATCTGTTAAGGCAAGTCGTAATAAAAAATGTCGCAGACTCAATGTGCATTGCGTAACGCGTATAATACTCGTTAAGCAATGATTGTGTCTTTGTTTTatggcaattaatttatatacaatgagtatctattagtttatttttgaatatctGTTTCCTCATAAAAGAATTCGCTGAAAAACGTGTAACAATGAAATCAGAGTATTTTAATATACGCATGAGAACTATGTTGTCTATTACTTATTTTCGACAAATGCAAGTTCCAGAGCTCTTTGATAtaatgtaacatgtacatataatttctttcaaactgtGTAGACTCAAAGGTTCAACGTGACGCTAATGGCTGATCCCTGCGAGTTCGACTTCTACGATTACGACAAAGATGGCGGCATATCTCAGAAAGAGATGGCGGCCATATTCGGACACGAGGCGGCCGCTGAAAGGCTTTTTGATGCTTTGGATAGAGAAACGGGTAAGATTTGATTAATGGaagatacagtcgaacccctttggctcgaactagcttgaCTCGATTTCCTCGTTTGCTTCACTTGGCTCGATTTCCCTGTTGACTTGGATTTAGAAGACAGATATTTTTACTGAAtataagcattcccgcttggctcgaacttgtCGAGACTCGAGGCATTTTAGCCTGTCACTTGGAGTACAAGCCAACGGTGATCGACTGTAATACAAGTGATAGGCCGAGAATCGATTATATCGGCAAACATTCGTAAGTCGGCGATCGGGGACTTTATTGTTCCATAATCGaataatcaaaagaaaaaaaaaacacttgctTGAATTTGGTAAATTTCCAACTTTATATAGCGCAGTAACTTAGaactaagggaagtaaccgctaaACTTTGAATTTTAACAGTACTTTCCTTTAGTTTTTCTTTGCGTTCAAATCGCTTTATGATGGCAGACACACAGCGACCCCGATCTAAAGATATTTGCCatccaaaacaaaattgaaatgtctcattttttttttcgatttaattttcaaaacaggtCCAAGTCatttacaaatgacaaaacatatgcaTTAGTTAATATTAGTTGTATATAGGATAAGACATCGTTGACCATCGCTTTCCGTTGATACTTACCCCAGTGAAAAATAATCaccctcgggcaattattcttagcactggggcaattatcaacgaaaagccatggtcaatcatgtattattttagaaataacaGTCAACCTAAGTAAACCTCACCATGAAATTTTCGCTT from Mya arenaria isolate MELC-2E11 chromosome 7, ASM2691426v1 carries:
- the LOC128241674 gene encoding uncharacterized protein LOC128241674, whose amino-acid sequence is MGYMLLYLLLVTVMCLSRGVVAQGWRLHPDIGTSRNGVPSASLDLSRNIHGHRTRIGGTVLSNGHWEMRGSVKKDYANGLGWDVSGSTNSRRYSRFGGSLNYRYKNGKVDVHGHVDSHGDFGLGLSWEHRLRRSVKTQRFNVTLMADPCEFDFYDYDKDGGISQKEMAAIFGHEAAAERLFDALDRETVDGVIVREEFAFAPMVIDNCFKNSKGEKYGTT